The Garra rufa chromosome 18, GarRuf1.0, whole genome shotgun sequence genome window below encodes:
- the ssr4 gene encoding translocon-associated protein subunit delta has translation MMRFITAILALSLSLCAAETCTDPVISPSSYTTTDALISSETVFIVELSLACANGAQSVALYADVNGKQFPVTRGQDVGKYQVSWSVPHKQASSGTYQVKFFDEESYSTLRKAQRNNEDVDDIKPLFSVNVDHRGAWNGPWVSTEVLAALIGILVYYLAYSTKSAIQA, from the exons ATGATGCGATTTATTACAGCTATTTTGGCTCTTTCTCTGAGCCTTTGTGCAG CTGAGACTTGCACAGACCCAGTCATTTCTCCGTCTTCATACACGACGACAGACGCGCTCATCTCCTCCGAGACCGTGTTCATCGTTGAGTTGAGTCTGGCGTGTGCAAACGGAGCTCAG AGTGTTGCCCTGTACGCAGACGTCAATGGCAAGCAGTTTCCTGTGACCAGAGGCCAAGATGTTGGCAAATACCAG GTCTCATGGAGTGTTCCCCATAAGCAGGCCAGCTCAGGCACATATCAGGTCAAATTCTTTGATGAGGAGTCTTACAGTACCCTAAGAAAG GCTCAGAGAAACAACGAAGATGTTGATGACATCAAGCCTTTGTTTTCTGTCAATGTTGATCACAGG GGTGCATGGAATGGTCCCTGGGTGTCCACGGAGGTCTTGGCTGCTCTGATTGGCATTTTGGTCTACTACCTGGCCTACAGCACCAAAAGTGCAATCCAGGCTTGA
- the ikbkg gene encoding NF-kappa-B essential modulator isoform X1, translated as MVQPQPSGGCTLQWELTGEETVGAGGQGSLMASSQGSMRVPPELAGNEVVHRLITDNHQLREALKRSNDALKERCEEMEGWQRRSREEREFLSCRFREARALVQRLAQENQSLLGQLNHSISQTGSPSVGISKETGNQGQDQELKCTNVEKNVLMDSPEVLNEAVLTDRAEGDADRHTMPQSLPAEGSNEFLKLLKSHKEKLEEGMRAMRRKNEELEKEKAENEKERENLLATVEQLRSKVNQNGGVTEESVQQTCALTVPAESSHLAKLTEQLQATQGRYRELQEKLDCLQKSSVQRDRTEALLKQKEKDFVQLTKDSEALRAQVTSLLGELNERQNWLEKSEAERRILEDKLGKKIGSLQSLERDMEQQKKQHSVTVDNLLLQTQNLETALKNERLIIVEERRKLAQLQHAYTCLFQDYDKKLKSEKQANHRSGEADTLANRLGEAEKALALKQDLIDKLKEETEQLRAALETIPVLNAQAEIYKMDFLAEREAREKLNQKKEELQEELSKALAEIDRLKQEGTSRARIEEMQQRHLEDYRPRPHPPPPAAPFAGAAMFNPAQPPSARRRDDEQDGLPDYCCPKCMYKAPDMDTLQIHVMDCIQ; from the exons ATGGTCCAGCCACAGCCATCAGGTGGTTGCACTCTGCAGTGGGAGCTGACTGGAGAGGAGACTGTGGGTGCCGGAGGTCAGGGGTCACTGATGGCCAGTTCACAGGGGTCTATGAGGGTCCCTCCTGAATTAGCGGGAAATGAAGTGGTCCATAGACTCATAACAGATAATCATCAGCTACGAG AGGCTCTAAAGCGAAGCAATGATGCCCTCAAAGAGAGATGTGAAGAGATGGAGGGGTGGCAGAGGAGGTCGAGAGAGGAGCGCGAGTTCCTGAGCTGTAGATTTCGTGAGGCCAGAGCTTTAGTACAGCGACTGGCACAGGAAAACCAGAGCTTGTTGGGACAGCTCAACCACAGCATCAGTCAAACAGGGAGTCCAAGTGTCGGCATCTCTAAAGAGACTGGAAATCAAGGCCAGGACCAAGAGCTGAAGTGCACTAATGTAGAAAAGAATGTCCTCATGGACTCACCAGAA GTATTAAATGAAGCTGTACTGACAGACCGAGCTGAAGGAGACGCTGACAGACACACAATGCCTCAAAGTTTG CCTGCTGAGGGCTCTAATGAATTTCTGAAACTGCTGAAAAGCCACAAAGAGAAGCTGGAGGAAGGGATGAGGGCAATGAGGAGGAAGAATGAGGAGCTGGAGAAAGAGAAGGCAGagaatgagaaagagagagaaaatctCCTCGCCACTGTGGAGCAGTTACGCTCCAAGGTCAATCAG AATGGCGGTGTTACTGAAGAGTCAGTCCAGCAGACATGTGCTCTCACCGTTCCTGCAGAAAG CTCTCACTTGGCTAAACTAACTGAGCAGCTTCAGGCTACACAAGGCAG ATACAGGGAGCTCCAGGAGAAGCTGGACTGTCTTCAGAAGAGCTCTGTTCAGAGAGACAGAACTGAGGCTCTACTCAAACAGAAGGAGAAGGACTTTGTTCAG CTGACAAAGGATAGTGAAGCTCTGAGAGCTCAGGTCACATCTCTTCTCGGTGAGTTGAATGAACGGCAAAACTGGCTGGAGAAAAGCGAAGCAGAGAGACGAATTTTAGAGGATAA GTTGGGCAAGAAGATCGGAAGCCTGCAGTCCTTAGAGAGAGACATGGAGCAACAGAAGAAGCAGCACAGCGTGACCGTGGACAATCTGTTACTGCAGACACAGAACCTAGAAACTGCACTGAAGAACGAGAGGCTCATCATAGTGGAGGAGAG GAGGAAGCTGGCCCAGCTCCAGCATGCGTACACATGTCTGTTTCAGGATTACGACAAAAAACTCAAAAGTGAAAAGCAAGCCAATCACAGG AGTGGAGAGGCAGATACTCTAGCGAACAGATTAGGAGAAGCTGAGAAAGCGCTGGCCCTAAAACAGGATCTCATCGATAAACTCAAGGAGGAAACGGAGCAGCTGAGAGCTGCATTAGAGACTATACCAGTGCTGAACGCTCAG GCAGAAATCTATAAGATGGACTTCCTGGCTGAGAGGGAAGCCAGAGAGAAACTCAATCAAAAGAAGGAAGAGTTGCAGGAGGAGTTGAGCAAGGCTCTAGCCGAGATAGACAGACTCAAGCAAGAAGGAACCTCACG AGCTCGCATTGAGGAGATGCAACAGAGACACTTGGAGGACTACAGGCCACGTCCACACCCGCCTCCTCCAGCTG CACCTTTCGCAGGAGCAGCCATGTTTAACCCAGCCCAACCTCCATCGGCACGCAGAAGAGATGATGAGCAAGACGGGCTGCCTGATTACTGCTGTCCTAAATGTATGTATAAGGCACCAGACATGGACACCCTGCAAATACACGTCATGGACTGTATCCAGTGA
- the ikbkg gene encoding NF-kappa-B essential modulator isoform X2, with translation MVQPQPSGGCTLQWELTGEETVGAGGQGSLMASSQGSMRVPPELAGNEVVHRLITDNHQLREALKRSNDALKERCEEMEGWQRRSREEREFLSCRFREARALVQRLAQENQSLLGQLNHSISQTGSPSVGISKETGNQGQDQELKCTNVEKNVLMDSPEVLNEAVLTDRAEGDADRHTMPQSLPAEGSNEFLKLLKSHKEKLEEGMRAMRRKNEELEKEKAENEKERENLLATVEQLRSKVNQNGGVTEESVQQTCALTVPAERYRELQEKLDCLQKSSVQRDRTEALLKQKEKDFVQLTKDSEALRAQVTSLLGELNERQNWLEKSEAERRILEDKLGKKIGSLQSLERDMEQQKKQHSVTVDNLLLQTQNLETALKNERLIIVEERRKLAQLQHAYTCLFQDYDKKLKSEKQANHRSGEADTLANRLGEAEKALALKQDLIDKLKEETEQLRAALETIPVLNAQAEIYKMDFLAEREAREKLNQKKEELQEELSKALAEIDRLKQEGTSRARIEEMQQRHLEDYRPRPHPPPPAAPFAGAAMFNPAQPPSARRRDDEQDGLPDYCCPKCMYKAPDMDTLQIHVMDCIQ, from the exons ATGGTCCAGCCACAGCCATCAGGTGGTTGCACTCTGCAGTGGGAGCTGACTGGAGAGGAGACTGTGGGTGCCGGAGGTCAGGGGTCACTGATGGCCAGTTCACAGGGGTCTATGAGGGTCCCTCCTGAATTAGCGGGAAATGAAGTGGTCCATAGACTCATAACAGATAATCATCAGCTACGAG AGGCTCTAAAGCGAAGCAATGATGCCCTCAAAGAGAGATGTGAAGAGATGGAGGGGTGGCAGAGGAGGTCGAGAGAGGAGCGCGAGTTCCTGAGCTGTAGATTTCGTGAGGCCAGAGCTTTAGTACAGCGACTGGCACAGGAAAACCAGAGCTTGTTGGGACAGCTCAACCACAGCATCAGTCAAACAGGGAGTCCAAGTGTCGGCATCTCTAAAGAGACTGGAAATCAAGGCCAGGACCAAGAGCTGAAGTGCACTAATGTAGAAAAGAATGTCCTCATGGACTCACCAGAA GTATTAAATGAAGCTGTACTGACAGACCGAGCTGAAGGAGACGCTGACAGACACACAATGCCTCAAAGTTTG CCTGCTGAGGGCTCTAATGAATTTCTGAAACTGCTGAAAAGCCACAAAGAGAAGCTGGAGGAAGGGATGAGGGCAATGAGGAGGAAGAATGAGGAGCTGGAGAAAGAGAAGGCAGagaatgagaaagagagagaaaatctCCTCGCCACTGTGGAGCAGTTACGCTCCAAGGTCAATCAG AATGGCGGTGTTACTGAAGAGTCAGTCCAGCAGACATGTGCTCTCACCGTTCCTGCAGAAAG ATACAGGGAGCTCCAGGAGAAGCTGGACTGTCTTCAGAAGAGCTCTGTTCAGAGAGACAGAACTGAGGCTCTACTCAAACAGAAGGAGAAGGACTTTGTTCAG CTGACAAAGGATAGTGAAGCTCTGAGAGCTCAGGTCACATCTCTTCTCGGTGAGTTGAATGAACGGCAAAACTGGCTGGAGAAAAGCGAAGCAGAGAGACGAATTTTAGAGGATAA GTTGGGCAAGAAGATCGGAAGCCTGCAGTCCTTAGAGAGAGACATGGAGCAACAGAAGAAGCAGCACAGCGTGACCGTGGACAATCTGTTACTGCAGACACAGAACCTAGAAACTGCACTGAAGAACGAGAGGCTCATCATAGTGGAGGAGAG GAGGAAGCTGGCCCAGCTCCAGCATGCGTACACATGTCTGTTTCAGGATTACGACAAAAAACTCAAAAGTGAAAAGCAAGCCAATCACAGG AGTGGAGAGGCAGATACTCTAGCGAACAGATTAGGAGAAGCTGAGAAAGCGCTGGCCCTAAAACAGGATCTCATCGATAAACTCAAGGAGGAAACGGAGCAGCTGAGAGCTGCATTAGAGACTATACCAGTGCTGAACGCTCAG GCAGAAATCTATAAGATGGACTTCCTGGCTGAGAGGGAAGCCAGAGAGAAACTCAATCAAAAGAAGGAAGAGTTGCAGGAGGAGTTGAGCAAGGCTCTAGCCGAGATAGACAGACTCAAGCAAGAAGGAACCTCACG AGCTCGCATTGAGGAGATGCAACAGAGACACTTGGAGGACTACAGGCCACGTCCACACCCGCCTCCTCCAGCTG CACCTTTCGCAGGAGCAGCCATGTTTAACCCAGCCCAACCTCCATCGGCACGCAGAAGAGATGATGAGCAAGACGGGCTGCCTGATTACTGCTGTCCTAAATGTATGTATAAGGCACCAGACATGGACACCCTGCAAATACACGTCATGGACTGTATCCAGTGA
- the cav4b gene encoding caveolin-2, with product MMSDEYLVECNIHDDEEEDDDDDYVKKIHPSPPPPPQFSSTPSLTQVDIRDPCGVNKHLKIEFSDVLAEPASTRSYDRVWIYSGIAFESMRLWGYRCLSALCAVPLSCFCGCLFALLACMHIWCVMPCIQVFHTCLPCVRSLWMSVVNIFIAPFCTSVARCCSGIYVVFSKE from the exons ATGATGTCTGACGAGTATTTGGTGGAGTGTAATATTCATGATGATGAAGAAGAAGATGACGATGATGATTATGTGAAGAAGATCCACCCGTCTCCGCCTCCACCCCCACAGTTCTCCTCCACCCCGTCCCTCACTCAGGTTGATATCAGGGATCCCTGTGGCGTCAACAAACACTTGAAG ATAGAGTTTAGCGACGTATTGGCCGAGCCCGCGTCCACACGCAGCTACGACCGTGTGTGGATATACAGCGGCATCGCCTTCGAGTCCATGCGCCTGTGGGGTTACCGCTGCCTGTCAGCGCTGTGTGCGGTTCCTCTCTCTTGTTTCTGTGGTTGCCTTTTTGCCCTACTGGCCTGTATGCACATCTG GTGTGTGATGCCATGTATTCAGGTGTTTCATACCTGCCTGCCCTGTGTGAGGTCATTGTGGATGAGTGTGGTTAATATCTTCATAGCTCCATTCTGCACATCTGTGGCTCGCTGTTGCAGTGGCATATATGTGGTGTTCTCTAAAGAGTGA